The Halalkalicoccus sp. CGA53 genome window below encodes:
- a CDS encoding MFS transporter, whose product MNNIPNFYCLLISEWRRGRGKVLAAIGAGWFLSIGVRLSYPVLLPYLQTSYNLTLSTAGLLLSVLWVTYALGQLPGGMLADHFGEGVIMSIAMIIAAITLSMVVLGTSTIILFVATALFGMACALFGTARLTAVYHTYPDNRGTAIGLISAGGDIGNTVLPLVAGILAAVFMWEFGFGYTIPLFLLAGISLWFVVPNRTSTLGNSSVVVSIEYAKVVKSGILKRPVVLIVTIQLLGTSIWQAFTGFYPLYLMEMKGLSPFIASGLFALFFAMGAFLKPTSGFAYDRFGPRKVLLILMTTSGTGLLLLPIIVGFWPLVFTTAVIAAMGGRGTICLSYMTEEIPDDILNTGLGTVRTIYMSIGAISPTLLGVVAEAGYFNEGFFMLAATAGLAIVCVLLLSEH is encoded by the coding sequence ATGAATAATATACCAAATTTTTATTGCCTTTTAATTTCTGAATGGAGAAGAGGCCGTGGAAAGGTCCTTGCAGCCATTGGTGCTGGGTGGTTTCTTTCAATTGGGGTACGGCTTTCATACCCGGTTTTGTTACCGTACCTTCAGACATCCTATAATCTGACCCTATCAACAGCAGGTCTTTTGTTGTCAGTACTTTGGGTAACGTATGCATTGGGTCAGCTTCCCGGTGGTATGCTCGCAGACCACTTTGGTGAGGGAGTCATCATGTCCATCGCGATGATTATCGCTGCGATTACACTCTCAATGGTCGTTCTAGGAACTTCAACAATTATCCTATTCGTTGCTACAGCGTTATTCGGGATGGCTTGCGCACTTTTTGGGACGGCCCGTTTAACTGCCGTCTACCATACTTATCCAGACAATCGCGGCACGGCGATCGGACTCATATCCGCAGGAGGTGATATCGGAAACACGGTTCTACCCCTTGTCGCAGGGATCCTGGCGGCGGTATTTATGTGGGAGTTTGGATTCGGGTACACCATTCCACTGTTCTTATTAGCGGGCATCTCGTTGTGGTTTGTCGTCCCGAATCGAACCTCCACATTAGGGAATTCAAGCGTCGTTGTCTCCATAGAATACGCCAAAGTTGTGAAAAGTGGCATACTGAAGCGTCCTGTTGTCCTCATTGTCACGATACAGCTACTCGGAACATCGATCTGGCAAGCGTTTACCGGCTTTTATCCCTTATATTTGATGGAAATGAAGGGACTGAGTCCATTTATAGCCAGTGGTCTATTCGCTCTGTTTTTCGCTATGGGTGCCTTCCTAAAACCAACATCGGGGTTCGCGTATGACCGATTCGGCCCTCGCAAGGTACTCCTAATCCTGATGACTACCAGTGGCACTGGATTATTGCTCCTTCCTATAATTGTAGGATTCTGGCCACTTGTTTTCACCACAGCAGTCATTGCCGCTATGGGCGGGCGTGGAACTATCTGTCTTTCATATATGACCGAAGAGATCCCGGATGATATCCTGAACACCGGGTTGGGTACGGTTCGAACCATCTACATGTCAATTGGTGCGATTAGCCCAACTCTACTCGGAGTGGTTGCAGAGGCAGGGTATTTTAACGAAGGTTTTTTTATGCTTGCCGCCACAGCCGGCTTGGCTATAGTATGTGTTTTATTACTTTCCGAACACTGA